A window of the Brassica oleracea var. oleracea cultivar TO1000 chromosome C1, BOL, whole genome shotgun sequence genome harbors these coding sequences:
- the LOC106297670 gene encoding uncharacterized protein LOC106297670, with amino-acid sequence MASWKKTIATPFKKAATLFNQPQQSPQKGCRRGGMDAKAREEHERRTVQELQGEVMACGYDDVLVMWSILDKSNSFSNLTS; translated from the coding sequence ATGGCATCATGGAAGAAAACAATAGCAACACCATTCAAGAAGGCAGCAACACTCTTCAACCAACCGCAGCAATCGCCACAAAAGGGTTGCCGCCGTGGTGGAATGGATGCGAAAGCGAGGGAAGAGCACGAGAGGAGGACTGTACAAGAACTTCAAGGAGAAGTCATGGCTTGTGGATACGACGATGTTCTCGTCATGTGGTCTATTCTTGACAAATCCAACTCCTTCAGTAACCTCACTTCTTAA
- the LOC106311846 gene encoding uncharacterized protein LOC106311846, which produces MGTPYNFRSWLDQPHMDPNTNLLTEEYARGIQEFMGVVQSQPEARTSKYLLCPCSTCKNNIRVKKMEVWSHLYLKGFTRGYKIWYLHGERFEYGSSSEPQTADRLDEPTTDVDFGIGTVQMVYDAYGENLPSGEEEGDRQEQPNVENFPCEEEGEREQPNLEARRFFEMLDAAKQPLYQGCKDGHSPLSSASRLMALKTDYNLAEECVDAIADFVKDVLPEDNLAPGSYYEVQKLVAGLGLPYQVIDVCIDNCMIYWRADENRERCKFCRKPRYQDTTGRVPVPYKRMWYLPLTERLKRLYQSERTAEPMRWHAEHLTNGEITHPSDAEAWKHFQSTYPEFASEVRNVYLALCTDGFSPFGKHGRQYSLWPVILTPYNLPPHLCMRREFLFLSILVPGPDHPKRSLDVFLQPLIYELQLLWEHGVHTYDVSRKENFQMRAVLMWTISDFPAYGMLSGWTTHGRLSCPYCQDNTDAFQLKNGRKTCWFDCHRRFLPHDHPYRKSKTLFTKNKRVFDSPPEEVSGKKLKEQLRDFGADRTPDVGGNGHEPIYGVGENHNWHKKSIFWDLPYWETHLLRHCLDVMHIEKNFFDNLMNTILDVQGKTKDNLKSRLDLVDICARPELHVDEHGKGPIPIYRLDATAKEEFFDWITHSVKFPDGYASSLRNCVDKSEGKFTGLKSHDCHVMMQRLLPFAFSALLPRNVHEATAGISAFFRDLCSRSLTSDGIRNLEVKIPVILCNLEKIFPPSFFDVMEHLAIHLAREAALGGPVQYRWMYLYERFMFHLKKKVKNLSKVEGSIVAQCINEETSNFAEYYFPSEVRTKSRRPARHDDRGERATYYVYVPNMFTQIGRHSGKSTDRILTVAEHAHLHTYLLTNCEDILEYESIYLAEMRLKYPDATEEQLEQLKQNNFATWLSDYVSHCLAIGHPPKDWLREIVCGPKFVAKSYPRYCTRGYAFRVLKENTVRRTIDCGVSSSSGDDVYYGNVREILEIQYPGMIGMRCIVFNCEWYDNVVGRGVSTDAFGVTSVHSRRRLDFYDPFILASQADQVCYIRYPRIRQRNDPWIVVMSINPRSRVQGVFDPLQQQLTEEDGEIGEFDEDNSDSSCSSSDNSSDGE; this is translated from the exons ATGGGTACTCCTTATAATTTCCGTTCTTGGTTAGATCAACCTCATATGGATCCAAATACAAATTTACTTACGGAGGAATACGCACGTGGTATTCAAGAATTCATGGGGGTGGTTCAAAGTCAACCGGAAGCAAGAACAAGTAAGTATTTATTATGTCCATGTTCTACTTGTAAGAATAATATCCGTGTCAAAAAAATGGAAGTATGGAGTCATTTATATTTGAAAGGATTTACACGTGGTTATAAGATTTGGTATCTTCATGGAGAAAGATTTGAGTATGGTAGTAGTAGCGAACCTCAAACTGCCGATAGGTTAGATGAACCTACCACGGATGTAGATTTTGGGATAGGGACTGTTCAGATGGTATATGATGCATATGGAGAAAATTTACCGTCGGGTGAAGAGGAAGGAGATAGACAAGAACAACCCAATGTAGAAAATTTCCCATGTGAAGAGGAAGGCGAACGAGAACAACCCAATCTAGAAGCCAGAAGATTTTTTGAAATGTTAGATGCAGCTAAGCAGCCATTGTATCAAGGATGTAAAGATGGGCATTCACCTTTATCATCCGCAAGTCGATTGATGGCGCTAAAGACTGACTATAATTTGGCTGAAGAATGTGTGGATGCGATTGCAGATTTTGTTAAAGATGTTCTTCCTGAAGATAATCTTGCACCTGGCTCATATTATGAGGTACAAAAATTGGTCGCTGGTCTTGGCTTACCATATCAGGTGATAGATGTATGCATCGATAACTGCATGATTTACTGGAGAGCAGATGAGAACAGGGAGAGATGTAAATTCTGTCGGAAACCTCGTTATCAGGATACGACTGGAAGAGTTCCGGTGCCATACAAACGAATGTGGTATTTGCCGTTGACTGAAAGATTAAAGAGGTTATATCAGTCTGAACGAACAGCAGAACCAATGAGATGGCATGCTGAGCACTTAACAAATGGTGAGATAACACATCCTTCCGATGCAGAGGCGTGGAAGCATTTTCAATCAACATATCCAGAATTTGCATCTGAGGTAAGAAATGTGTATCTTGCATTATGCACAGATGGTTTCAGTCCATTTGGAAAGCATGGAAGACAATATTCATTGTGGCCGGTAATCTTGACACCTTACAACTTACCACCACATTTGTGTATGCGACGGGAGTTTTTGTTCCTCTCAATTCTCGTTCCCGGGCCAGATCATCCTAAGAGATCACTGGATGTGTTTCTTCAGCCATTGATATATGAGCTGCAATTATTATGGGAGCACGGTGTTCATACATACGATGTTTCGCGGAAAGAGAATTTTCAGATGCGAGCAGTACTTATGTGGACAATAAGTGATTTTCCAGCATATGGTATGTTATCTGGATGGACCACGCATGGGAGGCTATCATGTCCTTATTGCCAAGACAACACAGATGCTTTCCAACTAAAAAATGGTCGGAAAACGTGTTGGTTTGACTGTCACAGGAGATTTCTACCACACGATCATCCATATCGTAAGAGTAAGACATTGTTTACAAAGAACAAGAGGGTGTTTGACAGTCCACCTGAAGAAGTAAGTGGCAAAAAGTTGAAGGAACAATTAAGAGATTTTGGTGCAGATAGAACGCCAGACGTGGGTGGAAACGGACATGAACCGATTTATGGTGTAGGGGAAAATCATAATTGGCATAAGAAGAGTATCTTCTGGGATTTGCCCTATTGGGAGACTCATTTGTTGCGGCACTGTTTAGATGTCATGCATATTGAGAAGAACTTTTTCGACAATTTGATGAACACCATCCTTGATGTCCAAGGCAAGACGAAGGATAACTTGAAGTCAAGACTGGATTTGGTTGATATTTGTGCTCGTCCCGAACTTCATGTTGATGAGCACGGTAAAGGTCCTATTCCCATATATCGACTGGATGCAACTGCAAAAGAAGAGTTTTTTGATTGGATAACACACAGTGTTAAATTTCCAGACGGTTATGCATCAAGTTTGCGTAATTGTGTTGACAAAAGTGAAGGGAAGTTTACTGGCTTGAAGAGCCATGATTGTCATGTAATGATGCAGCGCCTCCTTCCTTTTGCGTTTTCCGCACTATTGCCACGAAATGTCCACGAAGCAACCGCAG GGATAAGTGCTTTCTTCCGTGATTTATGCTCGAGATCACTCACATCAGATGGTATCCGCAATTTGGAAGTTAAAATACCGGTGATCCTATGCAACCTCGAGAAGATATTTCCTCCATCATTTTTTGATGTTATGGAGCATCTTGCTATTCATCTTGCGAGAGAAGCGGCACTCGGTGGTCCCGTGCAGTACAGGTGGATGTATTTGTACGAACGGTTTATGTTTCATCTGAAGAAGAAGGTCAAGAATTTAAGCAAGGTGGAGGGATCAATAGTGGCTCAGTGCATCAATGAGGAAACCTCAAACTTTGCTGAATACTACTTTCCATCAGAAGTTCGAACAAAAAGTCGAAGACCTGCACGGCATGATGATAGAGGTGAAAGGGCAACTTATTATGTTTATGTGCCAAACATGTTTACACAAATTGGACGACATAGTGGAAAGTCAACGGACCGGATACTTACAGTGGCTGAGCATGCTCATTTGCACACATATTTGCTTACAAACTGCGAAGACATTCTTGAATATGAGAG TATTTACTTGGCAGAGATGCGCTTAAAGTACCCGGATGCGACAGAAGAACAACTCGAACAACTCAAGCAAAACAACTTTGCAACATGGCTTTCTGATTAT GTAAGCCATTGTTTAGCTATTGGGCACCCACCTAAAGATTGGTTACGTGAGATAGTTTGTGGTCCAAAGTTTGTTGCAAAGTCATATCCGAGATATTGCACACGAGGATATGCATTCAGAGTTCTTAAGGAAAATACTGTAAGGAGAACAATTGATTGTGGGGTTTCTTCGTCATCCGGAGACGATGTCTACTACGGTAACGTACGCGAGATTTTGGAAATTCAGTACCCGGGAATGATTGGCATGAGATGTATTGTCTTCAACTGTGAGTGGTACGACAACGTTGTTGGTCGCGGAGTAAGCACTGACGCATTCGGTGTTACATCTGTACATTCGCGACGACGACTGGATTTTTACGATCCATTCATTCTTGCTTCACAAGCTGACCAG GTTTGCTATATTCGTTATCCGCGGATTAGGCAAAGGAACGATCCTTGGATCGTTGTCATGTCAATAAATCCCAGAAGCCGAGTACAAGGAGTATTTGATCCACTACAACAACAATTAACCGAAGAGGACGGCGAGATTGGAGAGTTTGACGAAGACAATTCAGATTCATCATGTTCATCATCAGATAATTCCTCAGATGGAGAGTAG